The following are encoded together in the Labeo rohita strain BAU-BD-2019 chromosome 17, IGBB_LRoh.1.0, whole genome shotgun sequence genome:
- the ptpreb gene encoding protein tyrosine phosphatase receptor type Eb isoform X2 — protein sequence MRKNFRFWFREQRKDLVASVDKKLPNGFLEDQEQTVVLLPRSPSPSKRYFPIPLDSLEEEFRLRMADDGKLFREEFNSLPCGFGCGTFEEASREENREKNRYPNILPYDHSRVLLSHIDGYMGSDYINASYIDGYREKSKFIAAQGPKPETVGDFWRMVWEQKSATIVMLTNTRERKEEKCYQYWPEQGCWIYGCVRVAMEDVTVLVDYTIRKFCVQHHAADGCRPPRLVTQLHFTSWPDFGVPLSPIGMLKFLKKVKTVNPAHAGPIIVHCSAGVGRTGTFIVIDAMMDMMHAEARVDVFGFVSRIRKQRCQLIQTDMQYSFIYQALLEHYLYGDTELDIASLEGHLHKLHNTHTQMDRVGLEEEFRKLTNVRIMKENMRTGNLPANMRKNRVLQIIPYDFNRVILSMKRGQEFTDYINASFIDGYRQKDYFIATQAPLAHTVQDFWRMVWEWKCHSIVMLTELKEREQEKCVRYWPAEGSVSFGEYVLELKRDTLCETFSIRDMLLSYASEKQTRLVRQFHFHGWPEIGIPSDGKGMIDIIAAVQKQQQQSGNNPIVVHCSAGAGRTGTFIALSNILERVKAEGLLDVFQTVKSLRTQRPHMVQTVEQYDFCYRVVQDFVDIYSDYANFK from the exons ATGAGAAAGAACTTTAGATTCTG GTTTAGAGAGCAAAGGAAGGATCTTGTCGCCTCGGTTGACAAAAAGCTGCCAAATGGCTTTTTGGAAGATCAAG AACAAACGGTGGTGCTCCTCCCCAGATCACCCTCTCCATCAAAGCGTTATTTCCCCATCCCTCTGGACTCCCTGGAGGAAGAGTTTCGCCTACGCATGGCAGATGATGGCAAACTGTTCAGAGAGGAATTTAAT TCTTTGCCTTGCGGTTTTGGCTGTGGTACCTTTGAAGAGGCGAGCAGAGAGGAGAACAGAGAAAAGAACAGATATCCCAATATTCTGCCct ATGACCACTCAAGAGTGCTGCTTTCacacatagatggatatatgggCTCTGATTACATAAACGCCTCTTATATAGAT GGCTACAGAGAAAAAAGCAAATTTATTGCAGCTCAAG GCCCAAAACCAGAGACAGTGGGAGATTTCTGGAGGATGGTTTGGGAGCAGAAATCAGCCACCATAGTCATGTTGACCAACacaagagagagaaaagag GAAAAGTGCTATCAATACTGGCCTGAGCAGGGCTGCTGGATCTACGGCTGTGTGAGGGTGGCAATGGAAGACGTTACAGTGTTGGTGGACTACACAATCAGGAAGTTCTGTGTGCAGCAC CATGCTGCTGATGGTTGCAGACCTCCAAGGTTGGTCACTCAGCTGCATTTCACCAGCTGGCCTGATTTTGGCGTACCCCTTTCACCTATCGGTATGCTTAAGTTCCTCAAGAAAGTCAAGACTGTCAACCCTGCCCATGCAGGACCAATCATAGTGCACTGTAG CGCTGGGGTTGGCAGGACTGGGACGTTCATTGTGATTGACGCGATGATGGATATGATGCACGCTGAAGCGAGGGTGGACGTGTTCGGCTTCGTGTCCAGAATAAGGAAGCAGCGCTGTCAGCTCATTCAAACAGAC ATGCAGTATTCGTTCATTTACCAGGCACTTTTGGAGCATTACCTGTATGGTGACACTGAGTTAGACATCGCTTCTTTGGAAGGCCACCTCCACAAActtcacaacacacacacacagatggacCGAGTGGGTCTGGAGGAAGAATTCAGA AAATTGACTAATGTCCGCATAatgaaggagaacatgagaaCTGGAAATCTGCCTGCCAACATGAGAAAGAACAGAGTACTGCAGATCATCCCAT ACGACTTCAACAGGGTAATATTATCAATGAAAAGAGGGCAAGAATTCACAGACTACATTAATGCATCTTTCATAGAT GGTTACAGGCAGAAGGATTACTTTATAGCAACTCAGGCACCTTTGGCTCACACTGTGCAGGACTTCTGGCGCATGGTATGGGAGTGGAAGTGCCACTCTATTGTCATGCTGACCGagctgaaagagagagaacag GAGAAGTGTGTGCGATACTGGCCAGCAGAGGGCAGCGTTTCATTTGGAGAGTACGTCCTGGAGCTGAAGAGAGACACACTTTGTGAGACTTTCAGCATTCGAGACATGCTGCTGTCATATGCATCA GAAAAGCAGACCCGTCTAGTCAGACAGTTCCACTTCCATGGTTGGCCAGAGATTGGAATCCCATCAGACGGAAAGGGAATGATTGACATTATTGCTGCAGTGCAGAAACAACAGCAGCAATCTGGAAACAACCCTATAGTGGTGCATTGCAG TGCTGGTGCTGGTCGGACTGGAACCTTCATTGCCCTCAGCAACATCTTAGAGCGGGTCAAAGCTGAAGGGTTACTGGACGTATTCCAGACAGTAAAGAGTTTACGCACTCAGAGACCACATATGGTCCAAACTGTG GAGCAGTATGACTTCTGCTACAGAGTTGTGCAAGATTTTGTTGACATCTACTCCGACTATGCTAATTTCAAATGA
- the ptpreb gene encoding protein tyrosine phosphatase receptor type Eb isoform X1 — protein sequence MMVLFLVSAALISNSSSHGNLTTESPAPQGSHVLASGLVTSLLLIIFLLLIAYILRFREQRKDLVASVDKKLPNGFLEDQEQTVVLLPRSPSPSKRYFPIPLDSLEEEFRLRMADDGKLFREEFNSLPCGFGCGTFEEASREENREKNRYPNILPYDHSRVLLSHIDGYMGSDYINASYIDGYREKSKFIAAQGPKPETVGDFWRMVWEQKSATIVMLTNTRERKEEKCYQYWPEQGCWIYGCVRVAMEDVTVLVDYTIRKFCVQHHAADGCRPPRLVTQLHFTSWPDFGVPLSPIGMLKFLKKVKTVNPAHAGPIIVHCSAGVGRTGTFIVIDAMMDMMHAEARVDVFGFVSRIRKQRCQLIQTDMQYSFIYQALLEHYLYGDTELDIASLEGHLHKLHNTHTQMDRVGLEEEFRKLTNVRIMKENMRTGNLPANMRKNRVLQIIPYDFNRVILSMKRGQEFTDYINASFIDGYRQKDYFIATQAPLAHTVQDFWRMVWEWKCHSIVMLTELKEREQEKCVRYWPAEGSVSFGEYVLELKRDTLCETFSIRDMLLSYASEKQTRLVRQFHFHGWPEIGIPSDGKGMIDIIAAVQKQQQQSGNNPIVVHCSAGAGRTGTFIALSNILERVKAEGLLDVFQTVKSLRTQRPHMVQTVEQYDFCYRVVQDFVDIYSDYANFK from the exons ATGATGGTCCTGTTTCTAGTTTCAGCAGCTCTCATTTCAAACAGTTCCTCTCATGGAAACCTGACCACAG AGTCTCCAGCGCCTCAGGGCTCACATGTCTTAGCCTCAGGCCTCGTCACCTCTCTCCTGCTCATCATCTTTCTTCTCCTAATCGCCTACATACTACG GTTTAGAGAGCAAAGGAAGGATCTTGTCGCCTCGGTTGACAAAAAGCTGCCAAATGGCTTTTTGGAAGATCAAG AACAAACGGTGGTGCTCCTCCCCAGATCACCCTCTCCATCAAAGCGTTATTTCCCCATCCCTCTGGACTCCCTGGAGGAAGAGTTTCGCCTACGCATGGCAGATGATGGCAAACTGTTCAGAGAGGAATTTAAT TCTTTGCCTTGCGGTTTTGGCTGTGGTACCTTTGAAGAGGCGAGCAGAGAGGAGAACAGAGAAAAGAACAGATATCCCAATATTCTGCCct ATGACCACTCAAGAGTGCTGCTTTCacacatagatggatatatgggCTCTGATTACATAAACGCCTCTTATATAGAT GGCTACAGAGAAAAAAGCAAATTTATTGCAGCTCAAG GCCCAAAACCAGAGACAGTGGGAGATTTCTGGAGGATGGTTTGGGAGCAGAAATCAGCCACCATAGTCATGTTGACCAACacaagagagagaaaagag GAAAAGTGCTATCAATACTGGCCTGAGCAGGGCTGCTGGATCTACGGCTGTGTGAGGGTGGCAATGGAAGACGTTACAGTGTTGGTGGACTACACAATCAGGAAGTTCTGTGTGCAGCAC CATGCTGCTGATGGTTGCAGACCTCCAAGGTTGGTCACTCAGCTGCATTTCACCAGCTGGCCTGATTTTGGCGTACCCCTTTCACCTATCGGTATGCTTAAGTTCCTCAAGAAAGTCAAGACTGTCAACCCTGCCCATGCAGGACCAATCATAGTGCACTGTAG CGCTGGGGTTGGCAGGACTGGGACGTTCATTGTGATTGACGCGATGATGGATATGATGCACGCTGAAGCGAGGGTGGACGTGTTCGGCTTCGTGTCCAGAATAAGGAAGCAGCGCTGTCAGCTCATTCAAACAGAC ATGCAGTATTCGTTCATTTACCAGGCACTTTTGGAGCATTACCTGTATGGTGACACTGAGTTAGACATCGCTTCTTTGGAAGGCCACCTCCACAAActtcacaacacacacacacagatggacCGAGTGGGTCTGGAGGAAGAATTCAGA AAATTGACTAATGTCCGCATAatgaaggagaacatgagaaCTGGAAATCTGCCTGCCAACATGAGAAAGAACAGAGTACTGCAGATCATCCCAT ACGACTTCAACAGGGTAATATTATCAATGAAAAGAGGGCAAGAATTCACAGACTACATTAATGCATCTTTCATAGAT GGTTACAGGCAGAAGGATTACTTTATAGCAACTCAGGCACCTTTGGCTCACACTGTGCAGGACTTCTGGCGCATGGTATGGGAGTGGAAGTGCCACTCTATTGTCATGCTGACCGagctgaaagagagagaacag GAGAAGTGTGTGCGATACTGGCCAGCAGAGGGCAGCGTTTCATTTGGAGAGTACGTCCTGGAGCTGAAGAGAGACACACTTTGTGAGACTTTCAGCATTCGAGACATGCTGCTGTCATATGCATCA GAAAAGCAGACCCGTCTAGTCAGACAGTTCCACTTCCATGGTTGGCCAGAGATTGGAATCCCATCAGACGGAAAGGGAATGATTGACATTATTGCTGCAGTGCAGAAACAACAGCAGCAATCTGGAAACAACCCTATAGTGGTGCATTGCAG TGCTGGTGCTGGTCGGACTGGAACCTTCATTGCCCTCAGCAACATCTTAGAGCGGGTCAAAGCTGAAGGGTTACTGGACGTATTCCAGACAGTAAAGAGTTTACGCACTCAGAGACCACATATGGTCCAAACTGTG GAGCAGTATGACTTCTGCTACAGAGTTGTGCAAGATTTTGTTGACATCTACTCCGACTATGCTAATTTCAAATGA
- the kctd3 gene encoding BTB/POZ domain-containing protein KCTD3 yields the protein MAGIGNGSTSGMGDIIQLNVGGTRFSTSRQTLTWIPDSFFSSLLSGRISTLRDETGAIFIDRDPTAFAPILNFLRTKELDLRGVNISVLRHEAEFYGITPLVRRLLLCEELERSSCGSVLFHGYLPPPALPARSSAGGQAAAVAGPEERSGPSGAEGGYSRSCPQSSLPGPSGADGPQRLGSPVDPRKVLIVAGHHNWIVAAYAHFVICYRIKESSGWQQVFSSPYLDWAIERVALNAKVVGGPHGDKDKMVAASSESSIILWSIQDGGSGSEIGVFSLGVPVDSLFFIGSQLVATSHTGKVGVWNAVTQHWQVQDVVPITSCDTAGSFLLLGCNNGSIYYIDMQKFPLRMKDNDLLVTELYHDPSNDAITALSVYLTPKTSVSGNWIEIAYGTSSGAVRVIVQHPETVGSGPQLFQTFTVHRSPVTKIMLSEKHLVSVCADNNHVRTWTVTRFRGMISTQPGSTPLASFKIISLEETESHSSYSSGNDIGPFGERDDQQVFIQKVIPITNKLFVRLSSTGKRICEVQAVDGTTITCFTVRECEGSSRMGSRPRRYLFTGHANGSIQMWDLTTAMDTVNKSDDKAKREPEVGGPTEEELLKLLDQCDLSTSRCATPNISPAPSVLQHSRLRESCSSLQLQAQEPIPETATYGALRPYRESPLLARARRTESFHSYRDFHSLNLTKALLENHGQCGSSEDEMRQSVGESNAEDPDKRNSTLDLWASRSSETQSAVARKPPDSPGDQRRRANLMEEGAADSRPDGGRRRGAFEANFLSRKKAPPVPQLSPPPAGADGGGSDSSSTASPSPTKVSTSPRHRKAPDTASE from the exons ATGGCTGGAATCGGGAACGGTTCAACATCTGGGATGGGTGACATCATCCAGCTGAATGTCGGAGGAACGAG ATTTAGCACATCAAGGCAGACTCTGACATGGATTCCTGACTCTTTCTTCTCAAG TTTACTTAGTGGAAGAATATCAACACTACGGGATGAAACTGGAGCT aTCTTTATTGACAGAGACCCAACAGCATTTGCACCCATATTAAACTTTCTTCGAACTAAAGAATTGGACTTGAG GGGGGTTAACATAAGTGTCCTGCGACATGAAGCCGAGTTCTATGGTATTACACCCTTAG TCCGACGCTTACTGCTTTGCGAAGAACTGGAGCGATCGTCGTGTGGAAGCGTGTTGTTTCACGGCTACCTCCCTCCACCAG CTCTCCCAGCGCGGAGCAGTGCCGGTGGGCAGGCGGCAGCTGTTGCAGGTCCAGAGGAGCGCTCAGGCCCCAGTGGTGCAGAGGGAGGTTACTCTCGTTCCTGCCCTCAGTCTTCTCTCCCTGGACCCTCTGGGGCAGATGGACCTCAAAGACTGG GATCACCAGTGGACCCTAGGAAGGTGCTGATTGTCGCTGGCCATCATAACTGGATTGTAGCTGCCTACGCACATTTTGTCATTTGCTACAG GATAAAGGAATCTTCTGGCTGGCAGCAGGTGTTTTCCAGCCCTTACCTGGACTGGGCCATAGAGCGGGTGGCCCTCAATGCAAAAGTTGTAGGCGGCCCCCATGGAGATAAAGACAAGATGGTGGCAGCGTCATCAGAGAGCAGCATTATATTGTGGAGCATCCAGGATGGAGGGAGCGGAAGTGAAATAG GTGTGTTCAGTCTTGGAGTACCTGTAGACTCTCTGTTCTTCATTGGGAGTCAGCTGGTTGCTACCAGTCACACAGGGAAAGTAGGAGTGTGGAACGCCGTCACCCAACACTGGCAG GTGCAGGATGTGGTGCCCATCACAAGCTGTGACACTGCTGGCTCCTTCCTCTTGCTGGGCTGTAACAACGGCTCAATTTACTATATTG ACATGCAGAAGTTTCCACTGAGAATGAAGGACAATGACTTGTTGGTGACAGAGCTGTACCACGACCCATCGAATGATGCCATCACAGCCCTCAGTGTCTACCTGACGCCTAAAACCA GTGTGAGTGGAAACTGGATTGAGATAGCGTATGGAACCAGTTCAGGGGCTGTGCGTGTCATCGTGCAGCATCCAGAAACAGTTGGATCTGGTCCACAGCTCTTCCAGACCTTCACTGTCCACCGCAGCCCCGTCACTAAGATCATGCTCTCAGAAAAGCACTTAGTCTCAG TGTGTGCTGACAATAATCACGTACGCACATGGACGGTGACGCGCTTCAGAGGCATGATCTCCACACAGCCAGGATCTACTCCACTGGCCTCTTTCAAGATCATCTCACTGGAGGAGACAGAAAGCCACAGCAGCTATTCCTCTGGCAATGACATCG GTCCATTTGGAGAGAGAGACGACCAGCAGGTGTTCATTCAGAAAGTCATTCCAATTACCAACAAACTCTTTGTTCGCCTCTCCTCTACAGGAAAAAG GATCTGTGAGGTCCAGGCTGTCGATGGCACCACCATCACGTGTTTCACAGTGCGAGAGTGTGAAGGCTCGAGCCGGATGGGATCCAGACCACGCCGTTACCTCTTCACTGGCCATGCAAACGGAAGCATTCAGATGTGGGACCTCACCACAGCTATGGACACAGTCAACAAGAGCGATGACAAAGCCAAGCGGGAACCAG AGGTGGGAGGTCCAACTGAGGAGGAGCTTCTGAAGCTGCTTGACCAATGTGATTTGAGCACATCCCGTTGTGCCACGCCCAACATCAGCCCTGCCCCTTCTGTGCTGCAGCACAGCCGGCTGCGAGAGTCCTGCTCCAG tctCCAGCTGCAGGCTCAGGAGCCCATACCTGAGACGGCCACTTATGGAGCTTTACGGCCATACCGAGAAAGCCCCTTGCTGGCCCGTGCTCGACGCACAGAGAGCTTCCACAGCTACCGCGACTTCCACAGCTTAAACCTGACCAAGGCCCTGCTGGAAAACCACGGACAGTGCGGATCCTCTGAGGACGAGATGCGCCAATCAGTGGGAGAGAGCAACGCTGAGGACCCCGACAAAAGAAACTCTACCCTGGATCTTTGGGCATCCAGATCATCCGAAACCCAGTCTGCAGTCGCACGCAAACCCCCAGACAGCCCCGGAGACCAACGGCGAAGGGCCAATTTGATGGAAGAAGGGGCTGCAGACTCCAGACCGGATGGGGGCAGGAGGAGAGGGGCATTTGAAGCAAATTTTCTCAGCAGGAAAAAGGCTCCTCCGGTTCCACAGTTGAGCCCCCCACCAGCAGGAGCCGATGGAGGGGGCAGTGACTCATCCAGCACCGCCTCACCCTCGCCAACTAAAGTTTCCACGTCCCCACGCCATCGCAAGGCTCCTGACACAGCATCTGAGTGA